The sequence below is a genomic window from Vibrio spartinae.
CGAAGGGGATACCCTTGCACGGGTCGAAGATTGGAAATTCGGGCCGATAGCCGTCGGTCTTTGGGTGACGGTGAAAATCTCTTTTATCTCGCTCTTCTTTGCCATTTTTCTGGGCCTGATTTTCGGGCTGATGCGGGTGGCCAAAAATCAGACTGCCCGGGACCTTTCCCTAACCTATGTTGAAATCATTCGCGGAACACCGTTACTGGTGCAGATTTTTATCGTGTACTTCTTTATCGGGACTGTATTGGATTTGGACCGATTTACCGCGGGGGTCGTCGCACTGTCGGTGTTTACCGGTGCTTATGTCGCAGAAATTATCCGGGCGGGGATTCAGTCTGTATCCAGTGGTCAGATGGAAGCGGCGCGTTCATTAGGGATGACTTACCCTCAGGCCATGCTGTATGTCATATTGCCGCAAGCCTTTAAGAGAACGTTACCACCGCTCGCCGGACAATTTATCAATCTGATTAAGGACTCGTCATTGGTTTCGGTGATTTCAATTACGGATCTGACTAAAGCGGGTCGGGAAGTGGTTGCGGGGAGTTTTGCTCCCTTTGAAGTTTGGTTTACCGTTGCAGCACTTTATCTGCTCGTCACCGGTTCACTGTCGTGGGCGATCCAAGTATTAGAAAAGAGGTTATCGGCTAGTGACTAATAATCAATATTCCGGTGAAGAAATGATTGTTGCCGAAGGGATTGAAAAATTTTATCCCAATGGGTGCCATGCACTGAAATCAGTCAGTGCGACGGTGAAGAGAGGCGAAGTTGTTGCGATTATCGGACCTTCCGGTTCAGGAAAATCTACCTTCTTGCGGACGCTGAATCAACTTGAAGCCATTAACGAAGGTACGATTATCGTTGATGGTATCGATATGTATGCTAAATCAACGGATATCAATCAACTGCGACAAAATGTCGGGATGGTGTTTCAAAGCTTTAATTTGTTTCCCCATAAGACAGCTTTAGAAAATGTGATGCTGGCACCACTGAAAGTGGGCAAACGTCCGGCGAAAGAGGTTGAAGTCGCCGCGAAAGCATTGATGACGCGGGTTGGTCTGGCTGAGCGGATGAATAACTATCCTTCGCATTTGTCCGGTGGACAACAACAACGTGTGGCGATTGCCCGGGCGTTGGCGATGGAACCGGATTTGATGCTGTTTGATGAACCGACATCCGCGCTTGACCCTGAAATGGTTGGTGAAGTATTGGATGTAATTAAGGGATTGGCAGCGGAAGGCATGACGATGGTGATTGTCACTCACGAAATGGGATTTGCCAAAGAGGTCGCAGACCGCGTATTGTTCATGGAAGAAGGCGCACTGTTGGTGGATGATACACCTCAGGTTGTGTTTGAATCTCCGCCACATCCTCGCTTGCAGCAGTTTCTGGCTAAAATTTTATAACCAATACCTTCCGCCAGCGTTAACTGGCGGGAGTCATTTCTATCAGGCGATTCTTATCCCTTCTAAATGTGTTTTACACTGTTGCCGGGCCGTAGCAAAGAAAGCCTGTAGGTAACGTTTTTCTTTTTCCCCATGTCTTACAGCAGCAAACAGTCGCCGCCATAGTCCTTGTCCCAGTTGTTTGCTGGTGATCAGGCGCTGGCGAGAAAATTCGCTGATCGCCCAATTAGGCAGTGCCGCAACCCCTAAGCCAGCTGACACCATCTGAACCAGCATGAGCGTATTATCTGCCTGCTTCCATTTGAGCGGTTCTACATCGGCCGGATGAAGAAAGTGTTTATACACATCGAGACGCTGTTTCGGGACCGGATAAGTCAACATCGTCTGGTCGGCTAAGTCTGCGGGTTGGATGGCAGCCGCGTCAGCCAGCGGATGATTGATCGCGGTGACAAGACGCATTTCAAAATCAAACAACGGCTCATAGTGAATTTCGGAGCGAGGCATAATATCCGAAGTGATCAAGAGATCAAGCTCTCCTGCCAGTAGTGCCGGGAGGGGTTCGAAACCAAATCCGGAAGAAAAATCCAGTGTTACATCCGGCCAGCTGAGCTGGTACTCCTTAAGCGCAGGCATCAGCCATTGAAAGCAAGAATGGCAATCAATCGCCATATGCAGGCGTCCATTCACATCTTCTTTGAGACTGGCGATTTGGTGTTCTGCCTGAGCCATTCGCGGTAATACATCTTCCGCCAGCCGCAGCAAAATTTCACCTTCAGATGTAAATCGAACGGGGCGCGTTTTTCTGAGAAACAGCGGACTGCCAATCCGCGATTCCAGATCTTTAATCTGATGGGACAGAGCTGACTGGGTTAGGTGGAGTGCTGTCGCGGTTGCGGTTAAAGACCCCGTATCTCTGAGTGAAATCAATGTTTTGAGATGTTTGATTTCTAACATGAGTTTTCCTCATTCATGACTAATCATGTTGAATATTTTTACTAAACTACGCTGATATTCATTGTATGTAAACATCCAGACGGCTATGTGAGTTAGTTAATTTCAATTTATTTTTATGATTATGAATTTTATTAATGTGGCAGTTGAGTCGTTGACGATTGGCGCGGAGAACTTGGTCAGTTTTATAAAGAAAGATTTCATCAATAAAAAGCCCCGATAACGGGGCTCTTTGCCATATGATGGCACGATACAACTGACGAAATTGACCGGCTCAGTTATTGCTTTTTCGAATACTTGCTACACGCGGCTTGGTTGATCAGTTGATCAATCATTAGTTGT
It includes:
- a CDS encoding amino acid ABC transporter permease, with the translated sequence MQSKSSRWIGHGIYAVMMVLLVSGIYFSGKTINYNWHWDRLWPYIVNTEMQSIRASGDGVSVIEGNHIIVKFDNGDPDQVIKSYDQRAIGDGDLIFEGDTLARVEDWKFGPIAVGLWVTVKISFISLFFAIFLGLIFGLMRVAKNQTARDLSLTYVEIIRGTPLLVQIFIVYFFIGTVLDLDRFTAGVVALSVFTGAYVAEIIRAGIQSVSSGQMEAARSLGMTYPQAMLYVILPQAFKRTLPPLAGQFINLIKDSSLVSVISITDLTKAGREVVAGSFAPFEVWFTVAALYLLVTGSLSWAIQVLEKRLSASD
- a CDS encoding amino acid ABC transporter ATP-binding protein — translated: MIVAEGIEKFYPNGCHALKSVSATVKRGEVVAIIGPSGSGKSTFLRTLNQLEAINEGTIIVDGIDMYAKSTDINQLRQNVGMVFQSFNLFPHKTALENVMLAPLKVGKRPAKEVEVAAKALMTRVGLAERMNNYPSHLSGGQQQRVAIARALAMEPDLMLFDEPTSALDPEMVGEVLDVIKGLAAEGMTMVIVTHEMGFAKEVADRVLFMEEGALLVDDTPQVVFESPPHPRLQQFLAKIL
- a CDS encoding LysR substrate-binding domain-containing protein translates to MLEIKHLKTLISLRDTGSLTATATALHLTQSALSHQIKDLESRIGSPLFLRKTRPVRFTSEGEILLRLAEDVLPRMAQAEHQIASLKEDVNGRLHMAIDCHSCFQWLMPALKEYQLSWPDVTLDFSSGFGFEPLPALLAGELDLLITSDIMPRSEIHYEPLFDFEMRLVTAINHPLADAAAIQPADLADQTMLTYPVPKQRLDVYKHFLHPADVEPLKWKQADNTLMLVQMVSAGLGVAALPNWAISEFSRQRLITSKQLGQGLWRRLFAAVRHGEKEKRYLQAFFATARQQCKTHLEGIRIA